The following are encoded in a window of Francisella tularensis subsp. tularensis genomic DNA:
- a CDS encoding NAD-binding protein, translating into MDAESHDYDALIKANISKAKSIFILNEKDSDNILTLLAIKEVLKKDNSNINQPKISIKLDKDESINITNNIGVDQIVSPTKKIAEMLIKYQ; encoded by the coding sequence ATCGATGCAGAATCACATGACTATGATGCACTTATCAAAGCAAATATTAGTAAAGCAAAAAGTATTTTTATACTTAATGAAAAAGATTCTGATAATATTCTAACTCTTTTAGCAATTAAAGAAGTACTTAAAAAAGATAATTCAAATATTAACCAACCAAAAATTTCTATCAAGCTTGATAAAGATGAAAGTATAAACATTACTAATAATATTGGTGTTGATCAAATTGTCTCACCTACCAAGAAAATTGCTGAAATGCTCATAAAATATCAATAA
- the ychF gene encoding redox-regulated ATPase YchF → MGFKCGIVGLPNVGKSTLFNALTEAGIDAENYPFCTIDLNVGIVSVPDQRLNELAKIVKPERIITTTMEFVDIAGLVTGASKGEGLGNKFLANIRETDAIAHVVRCFEDDNIIHVSGKVDPIDDINTINMELILADIESCDRTVQRFAKMKKSGDKEALAKADFYTRLKEHLESEKPARTFEMNEDETKWLKQTPLLTSKPVLYIANVNENGFENNPLLDKVVEYAKAENSNVVPVCAAMEQEISQLEADEKLEFLADMGLSETGLDRVIKAGYALLNLHTYLTAGVKEVRAWTIPVGATAPQAAGVIHTDFERGFIRAEVIAYDDYIKYNGEKGAKEAGKARLEGKEYIMKDGDVVNFRFNV, encoded by the coding sequence ATGGGATTTAAATGTGGTATAGTAGGTTTACCAAATGTTGGCAAATCAACTCTTTTTAATGCTCTTACAGAAGCAGGAATTGATGCAGAAAATTACCCTTTTTGTACAATTGATCTAAATGTTGGGATCGTTTCAGTACCAGATCAAAGACTTAATGAATTAGCAAAAATTGTTAAGCCAGAAAGAATAATAACGACAACAATGGAGTTTGTAGATATTGCTGGACTTGTCACTGGAGCAAGTAAAGGCGAAGGCTTAGGTAATAAATTCCTTGCAAATATTCGTGAAACAGATGCTATAGCTCATGTTGTAAGATGCTTTGAAGATGACAATATAATTCATGTTAGTGGTAAAGTTGATCCTATAGATGATATTAATACTATCAATATGGAGCTAATCCTAGCTGATATCGAATCTTGTGATAGAACTGTACAAAGATTCGCAAAAATGAAAAAATCAGGTGATAAAGAAGCTTTAGCTAAAGCAGATTTTTATACTAGATTAAAAGAGCACTTAGAATCAGAGAAGCCTGCAAGGACTTTTGAGATGAATGAGGATGAAACTAAATGGCTAAAACAAACTCCTCTATTAACTAGTAAGCCTGTCCTGTATATTGCAAATGTCAATGAAAATGGTTTTGAAAATAATCCCCTTCTAGATAAGGTTGTAGAATATGCTAAAGCTGAAAACTCAAATGTTGTGCCAGTTTGTGCTGCTATGGAACAAGAAATTTCTCAGCTAGAAGCTGATGAAAAACTAGAATTTTTAGCTGATATGGGTCTATCAGAAACTGGTTTAGATAGAGTTATTAAAGCTGGTTACGCCTTACTCAACTTGCATACATATCTAACAGCAGGTGTCAAAGAAGTAAGAGCATGGACAATCCCTGTAGGAGCAACTGCACCACAAGCGGCTGGAGTAATCCATACTGACTTTGAACGTGGTTTTATCAGAGCTGAAGTTATCGCATACGATGATTACATTAAATATAATGGTGAAAAAGGTGCCAAAGAAGCAGGTAAAGCTCGTCTTGAAGGTAAAGAATACATCATGAAAGATGGGGATGTAGTTAACTTTAGATTTAATGTATAG
- a CDS encoding class I SAM-dependent methyltransferase — MKKENIDIISKQFGNSANDYLLSKDHSTGNDLEKLANFLDSQSKIINQSIDIGCGAGHISYILSRYSEQVYAFDLLAEMLEVVKNEAHNRQLKNIEIKQGNIESIPFNDNSFDLAISRFSAHHWDDVLKGIKEVYRILKDSGEAIFIDVIAPNDAKQDTWLQTIEYLRDPSHVRDYSKKEWESFLKEANFNILETSSFKLRLNLDTWVKRMKTSFDKIEIIKKIQSEAESTISEYFKIDEEGNFSIDVNYMHVNKYSN; from the coding sequence ATGAAAAAAGAAAATATAGACATAATCTCCAAACAGTTTGGTAATTCTGCAAACGATTACTTATTAAGTAAAGATCACTCTACAGGTAATGATTTAGAAAAACTGGCAAATTTTTTAGACTCTCAGAGTAAGATCATCAATCAAAGTATAGATATAGGATGTGGTGCAGGTCATATTAGTTATATACTTAGTCGATATTCAGAACAGGTTTATGCCTTTGATTTATTAGCTGAAATGCTTGAAGTAGTTAAAAATGAAGCTCATAATAGGCAATTAAAAAATATTGAAATTAAACAAGGAAATATAGAATCTATACCTTTTAATGATAACTCATTTGATCTAGCAATAAGTAGATTTAGTGCTCATCATTGGGATGATGTCTTAAAAGGTATTAAAGAAGTATATAGAATCCTAAAAGATTCAGGAGAAGCTATATTTATAGATGTTATAGCTCCAAACGATGCTAAACAGGATACTTGGCTTCAGACTATTGAATATCTTAGAGATCCATCACATGTTAGAGATTATTCTAAAAAAGAATGGGAAAGTTTTTTAAAAGAAGCAAATTTTAATATATTAGAAACTTCCAGCTTTAAATTACGACTTAATTTAGATACATGGGTTAAAAGAATGAAAACATCTTTTGATAAAATAGAGATTATTAAAAAGATTCAATCAGAAGCAGAATCAACCATATCAGAATATTTTAAAATTGATGAAGAAGGTAATTTTTCTATAGATGTCAATTATATGCATGTTAACAAATATTCTAATTAA
- a CDS encoding prepilin peptidase: protein MYYDIYIIYLFIFLFGAAIGSFLNVVIYRVPNKLFADEQAIAREILGIDKQQSPQNFSLLTPSKCPKCHNKIKYRHNIPIIGWFLLKGKCFFCKEKISFEYPLIEFITASLFITIFYCFGFTFQSLALVTLASFFIPLFFIDAKHQILPDSLTLPLLWLGIILNYYHTFTTLEQSVWGAIIGYLSLWLVFWIYKILTGKEGFGHGDFKLLAAVGAWFGYPMLLYTIFASCIFGIIIAIAINLVAKRTNVIAFGPAIILATFFYLLTKDNIYV from the coding sequence ATGTACTACGATATCTATATAATTTACTTGTTTATATTTCTATTTGGTGCTGCTATTGGCAGTTTTTTGAATGTTGTTATATATCGAGTGCCAAATAAACTATTTGCTGATGAGCAAGCTATTGCACGAGAAATACTGGGGATTGATAAGCAACAATCTCCACAGAATTTTAGTTTATTGACACCATCAAAATGCCCAAAATGTCATAATAAAATAAAGTATCGTCATAATATTCCGATAATCGGATGGTTTTTGCTTAAAGGCAAATGCTTTTTCTGTAAAGAAAAAATATCTTTTGAATACCCATTAATAGAGTTTATCACAGCTAGTTTATTTATAACTATTTTTTACTGTTTTGGTTTTACATTTCAGAGTTTAGCTCTAGTAACTTTGGCTAGCTTTTTTATACCATTATTCTTTATTGATGCCAAACATCAAATCCTTCCTGATTCGTTAACACTACCATTACTATGGCTTGGGATAATACTTAATTACTACCATACGTTTACTACCCTAGAGCAATCTGTCTGGGGAGCTATAATTGGCTATCTTTCACTTTGGTTGGTTTTTTGGATATACAAAATCCTTACAGGTAAAGAAGGCTTTGGTCATGGTGATTTTAAACTCTTAGCTGCAGTGGGTGCTTGGTTTGGCTATCCAATGTTACTGTATACAATTTTCGCTAGTTGTATATTTGGGATTATAATCGCTATTGCTATAAATCTTGTTGCTAAGCGTACTAATGTAATAGCTTTTGGGCCCGCGATAATTCTAGCAACATTTTTTTATCTACTGACTAAAGATAATATCTATGTATAG
- the bla gene encoding class A beta-lactamase, giving the protein MKKIITLIIGIIFITFSFATTKIDTQVTNDIQNIEKKHGGKIGVYTINRNDWSNFAVNASFYFPICSTYKFLVVGAILKQSMTDNKLLNQKIKISKNQIVEYSPITRRHINQIMTVKQLCQASMQGDNTATNILIEKLGGLKNLNKFILSLADHATKVANLEPKVNHVSLTTNENKTTPKIMARDINKLAFSDDILDKKHRLMFKQWLIASNTSNNRIAAEVPDEWEVGDKTGTCQYGTTNDVAIIWPDDNRAVIMAIFYTQSQKNAKPNSKIVREVTKILLNRLQLNNTTKNA; this is encoded by the coding sequence ATGAAAAAAATAATTACGCTGATAATTGGTATAATATTTATAACTTTTAGTTTTGCTACTACAAAAATAGATACCCAAGTTACCAATGATATTCAAAATATAGAAAAAAAACATGGTGGTAAAATTGGTGTATATACTATAAATCGAAATGACTGGAGTAATTTTGCAGTCAATGCTAGCTTCTACTTTCCAATATGTAGTACTTATAAATTTCTTGTAGTTGGTGCAATACTTAAACAAAGTATGACTGATAATAAACTACTTAATCAAAAAATCAAAATCTCAAAAAATCAAATTGTTGAGTATTCCCCTATTACAAGAAGGCATATTAATCAAATAATGACTGTGAAACAACTTTGCCAAGCATCTATGCAAGGGGATAATACTGCGACAAATATCCTAATTGAAAAACTAGGTGGTTTGAAAAATCTCAATAAGTTTATCTTATCGCTTGCAGATCATGCGACAAAAGTCGCTAATTTAGAGCCTAAAGTCAATCATGTCAGCCTAACGACAAACGAAAATAAGACCACTCCCAAGATTATGGCAAGAGATATTAATAAACTTGCTTTTAGCGATGATATACTTGATAAAAAACATCGCTTAATGTTTAAACAATGGCTAATAGCGAGTAATACTAGCAACAATCGTATAGCTGCTGAGGTGCCTGATGAGTGGGAAGTTGGTGATAAAACTGGAACTTGTCAATATGGTACAACAAATGATGTTGCTATTATTTGGCCTGATGATAATAGAGCTGTTATTATGGCAATTTTTTATACCCAATCGCAAAAAAATGCTAAACCAAACAGTAAAATTGTTAGAGAGGTAACTAAAATACTGCTAAACAGACTACAATTAAACAATACTACGAAAAATGCCTAA
- the sthA gene encoding Si-specific NAD(P)(+) transhydrogenase has translation MEYNYDIIIIGSGPGGEGAAMKATRNGQKVAIIEDDAIGGGCNNWGTIPSKALRQLSREVWYNKKNFDFPEMLDTAYEIVIKQREIKRNRFANNEIDVFYGFASFIDKHKIKISRKNGSTEIITAKKFILSTGSRPYHPDDIDFTHPRILDSDKLLELKDKNIKSITIYGAGVIGCEYASILGTLDIQVNLINTRNKLMSFLDDEIIETLTNHFTVNQRINLIHNETYKSIKARGDKVVTTLNSGRIIESDYVLFALGRSGNTNGLNLDKIGVEYDPQRGLVKVNDNYQTTQENIYAVGDVIGFPSLASSAFNQGRFAATHIIDGSCNDKLVEDIPTGIYTRPEISCIGKTEEQLTAENIPYEVGRAYFKDLARAQISGSETGMLKILFHKETLEILGIHCFGHRVSEIIHIGQAIKSMPGKHNTIRYFLNTTFNYPTMVEAYRIAGIDGLNKLKPKNKQFVPEHQ, from the coding sequence ATGGAATATAATTACGATATTATTATTATAGGCAGTGGTCCTGGTGGTGAAGGGGCTGCGATGAAAGCAACTAGGAACGGACAAAAAGTAGCTATCATCGAAGATGACGCTATTGGTGGTGGTTGTAATAACTGGGGAACAATTCCAAGTAAAGCTCTAAGACAGCTATCACGTGAAGTTTGGTACAACAAGAAGAATTTCGATTTCCCAGAGATGCTTGATACTGCTTATGAAATAGTTATCAAACAAAGAGAGATTAAGAGAAATCGTTTCGCTAATAATGAAATTGATGTTTTCTATGGTTTTGCTAGTTTTATCGACAAGCATAAAATAAAAATTTCACGTAAAAATGGTTCAACTGAAATCATTACGGCAAAAAAATTCATTCTCTCTACAGGATCTCGTCCATATCATCCTGATGATATTGACTTTACTCATCCTAGAATTTTGGATAGTGATAAACTTCTAGAGTTGAAAGACAAAAATATCAAATCAATTACTATTTATGGTGCTGGTGTAATTGGTTGTGAATATGCATCCATACTTGGAACACTAGATATTCAGGTAAATCTTATCAACACTAGAAATAAACTAATGTCGTTCCTTGATGATGAAATTATCGAAACGCTAACAAATCACTTTACAGTTAATCAAAGAATTAATCTAATACATAATGAAACTTATAAAAGTATCAAAGCAAGAGGAGATAAAGTAGTTACTACTCTTAACTCAGGTAGAATTATCGAATCTGATTATGTCTTGTTTGCGCTTGGCCGATCAGGTAATACAAATGGCCTTAATTTAGATAAAATTGGAGTTGAGTATGACCCACAAAGAGGTCTTGTTAAGGTTAATGACAATTATCAAACTACTCAAGAGAATATATATGCTGTTGGTGATGTTATAGGTTTTCCTTCACTTGCATCATCTGCTTTTAACCAAGGTAGATTTGCAGCTACGCATATTATAGATGGCTCTTGTAATGACAAATTAGTCGAGGATATCCCAACAGGGATCTATACCCGCCCTGAGATTAGTTGTATTGGAAAAACAGAAGAGCAATTAACTGCCGAGAATATTCCATATGAAGTTGGTAGAGCATATTTTAAAGATTTAGCTCGTGCACAAATTTCAGGAAGTGAAACAGGGATGTTAAAGATACTTTTCCATAAAGAAACTCTAGAGATCCTTGGCATTCACTGTTTTGGTCATAGGGTATCTGAGATTATCCATATTGGTCAAGCTATCAAATCAATGCCAGGCAAACACAATACTATCAGATACTTTTTGAACACTACATTTAACTACCCTACTATGGTTGAGGCTTATCGTATTGCTGGTATTGACGGTCTTAATAAGCTTAAACCTAAAAATAAACAATTTGTCCCAGAACACCAATAA
- the hslU gene encoding ATP-dependent protease ATPase subunit HslU, which yields MTQIMTPKTIVHELERHIIGQNDAKKAVAIALRNRWRRMQLDNEMRQEVTPKNILMIGPTGVGKTEIARRLAKLADAPFIKVEATKFTEVGYVGKDVESIIRDLVETAVKMKREEAKEKVTEKAARLAEDRILDVLIPPARTSESKVGFANEPAEDAASKKEKENKTREIFRKKIQNGELDDKEIEIEVAVAPKTIGVMGPPGMEDMTSQLQDLFSSLSTDKKKNKKMRIKDAIKLAQDEEAAKLVNEEDIKARALEAVEQNGIVFLDEIDKVCRKSSNSGADVSREGVQRDLLPLVEGSTVSTKYGVIKTDHILFIASGAFHVAKPSDLIPELQGRLPIRVELKSLEIEDFVRILREPDCSILKQYIALMKTEGIDLSFEEDAIRKIAEIAYKVNEEVENIGARRLHTVMERLLEKISFDAPELVEKNINITTDYVNEKLGNLVKNKDLSQYIL from the coding sequence GGTCAAAACGATGCTAAAAAAGCAGTTGCTATTGCTTTGCGTAATAGATGGCGCAGAATGCAACTTGACAATGAAATGCGTCAAGAAGTAACTCCTAAGAACATTCTTATGATTGGTCCAACAGGTGTGGGTAAAACAGAAATTGCGCGTAGATTAGCAAAATTAGCAGATGCTCCATTTATCAAAGTAGAAGCAACTAAATTTACAGAAGTTGGTTATGTAGGCAAGGATGTTGAATCTATTATCCGTGATTTAGTTGAAACAGCTGTCAAAATGAAGCGTGAGGAAGCTAAAGAAAAAGTCACAGAAAAGGCTGCTAGATTAGCCGAAGATAGAATTTTAGATGTGCTAATTCCACCTGCAAGAACTTCAGAATCAAAGGTTGGTTTTGCAAATGAACCTGCAGAAGATGCTGCTAGTAAAAAGGAAAAAGAAAATAAAACTCGTGAAATATTTAGAAAGAAAATCCAAAACGGCGAACTTGATGATAAAGAAATCGAGATTGAAGTAGCTGTGGCTCCAAAAACTATAGGCGTAATGGGCCCTCCAGGAATGGAAGATATGACAAGTCAGTTGCAAGATCTTTTCTCTAGCTTAAGCACTGATAAGAAAAAAAACAAAAAAATGCGTATTAAAGATGCAATCAAGTTAGCCCAAGATGAAGAAGCTGCAAAACTAGTTAATGAAGAAGACATAAAGGCTCGTGCTCTAGAAGCTGTTGAGCAAAATGGTATCGTATTCTTAGATGAGATTGATAAAGTATGTAGAAAATCAAGCAACTCAGGGGCTGATGTGTCACGCGAAGGTGTACAGCGTGATTTATTACCATTAGTTGAAGGTTCTACAGTATCCACAAAATATGGCGTGATCAAAACTGATCATATACTATTTATTGCATCTGGTGCATTTCATGTTGCTAAACCTTCTGACCTTATACCAGAGCTACAAGGTAGATTACCAATTAGGGTTGAGCTGAAATCTCTAGAAATAGAAGATTTTGTAAGAATTTTAAGAGAACCTGACTGCTCTATTCTTAAGCAGTACATTGCTTTGATGAAAACTGAAGGTATTGATTTAAGCTTTGAAGAAGATGCAATTAGAAAAATTGCTGAAATTGCCTATAAAGTCAATGAAGAAGTTGAAAATATCGGTGCTAGAAGACTTCATACTGTTATGGAAAGACTTCTTGAGAAAATCTCTTTCGATGCTCCAGAACTAGTAGAGAAAAATATCAACATAACTACAGACTATGTCAATGAAAAACTAGGAAACCTAGTTAAGAATAAAGATCTAAGTCAATATATTCTATAA
- a CDS encoding peptide MFS transporter codes for MSITLFKKASRLLLITQLFSTLSFAVLYSTLVLFMTQALGFTVTKASAVMGVFVAFNYGLHILGGYIGGRLISYRVLFLLGMVLQIFACLFLASPSTEHLYIALALFLTGCSLNVPCINMMLTQQFENNDGDRESAFFWNYAGMNIGFFIGFTIAGIYQGKQSYNTLFLITTITNIIAFLLLATSWKTVADRTTPLVKKIQQKGNNILLKNNFFALLIIFITVLLLFIALQYPLNTNYIALVVGILLLLMFIPIARAQNIKEQKNKVYAYVILATFGLVFWSAYQLAPMALTVFAEANIDKHLLGFTIQTQWFQNVNTVVIAVGGMLLPSILLIIRKRFIFSFPMQFCFSLIFIAIGFAMLIIGILCANSYGYTAAIWLILSYVFQSIGKLLIGPTGYAMVGKLAKPKLQGLMMGSWMVVTGSTFGVIASLLSILVASPDINAAPIETNSSYLTLFTGLTIVAAVAAFIMYLIIPKIRKLAYI; via the coding sequence ATGAGTATTACTTTGTTTAAAAAAGCTTCCAGACTTTTGCTAATAACTCAACTATTTTCAACTCTTAGCTTTGCTGTTTTATATTCAACCTTAGTATTATTTATGACTCAAGCTCTTGGTTTTACTGTTACTAAAGCTAGTGCTGTTATGGGAGTATTTGTCGCCTTTAATTATGGCTTACATATATTAGGTGGCTATATTGGTGGGCGCTTAATAAGTTATCGAGTGCTATTTTTATTAGGAATGGTATTACAAATATTTGCTTGTTTATTTTTAGCATCTCCATCAACAGAACATCTTTATATAGCTTTAGCACTATTTTTAACAGGGTGCAGTTTAAATGTTCCTTGTATAAATATGATGTTAACTCAGCAATTTGAGAATAATGATGGTGATAGAGAAAGTGCGTTTTTCTGGAATTATGCTGGTATGAATATCGGCTTTTTTATCGGTTTTACAATTGCTGGAATATATCAAGGCAAACAAAGTTATAATACCTTATTTCTTATAACAACTATTACCAACATTATTGCTTTTTTACTCTTAGCAACAAGTTGGAAGACAGTCGCGGATAGAACTACCCCACTAGTCAAAAAAATTCAACAAAAAGGTAACAATATATTACTCAAAAATAATTTTTTTGCTTTATTGATAATTTTTATTACAGTACTACTATTATTTATTGCATTGCAGTATCCACTTAATACCAACTATATTGCCCTTGTGGTCGGAATATTACTATTATTAATGTTTATCCCTATAGCTAGAGCTCAAAATATTAAAGAGCAAAAGAATAAAGTTTATGCTTATGTGATATTAGCAACTTTTGGCTTAGTCTTTTGGTCAGCATATCAACTTGCTCCAATGGCATTAACGGTATTTGCTGAAGCAAATATAGATAAACACTTACTAGGTTTTACAATTCAAACACAATGGTTTCAGAATGTAAATACAGTAGTGATAGCTGTCGGGGGTATGTTGCTTCCAAGTATATTATTAATTATACGTAAGCGTTTTATCTTTTCATTTCCAATGCAATTCTGTTTTAGCCTTATTTTTATTGCAATTGGTTTTGCAATGCTAATTATTGGAATATTATGTGCTAATAGTTATGGCTACACAGCTGCGATTTGGCTAATATTAAGTTATGTATTTCAGTCTATAGGAAAATTACTAATAGGCCCTACTGGCTATGCTATGGTTGGTAAACTTGCTAAACCAAAACTTCAAGGTTTAATGATGGGATCTTGGATGGTTGTCACTGGAAGTACATTTGGAGTTATTGCTAGCTTACTATCAATACTAGTAGCGTCACCAGATATTAATGCAGCACCTATTGAAACAAACTCTAGTTATTTGACACTATTTACTGGTCTAACAATAGTTGCTGCTGTTGCTGCGTTTATTATGTATCTAATAATTCCTAAAATTAGAAAGCTTGCATATATCTAG
- the pth gene encoding aminoacyl-tRNA hydrolase — MPKIKMIVGLGNIGKEYQDTRHNVGEWFIAKIAQDNNQSFSSNPKLNCNLAKVSIDYNNVVLVFPTTYMNNSGLAVSKVANFYKIAPAEILVVHDELDIDSGEIRLKKGGGHGGHNGLRSINQHLGTNDYLRLRIGIGHPGHKSKVANYVLSNPSIAQKKDIDSAIDNGICFLDDIINYKLEPVMQKLHTK, encoded by the coding sequence ATGCCTAAAATAAAAATGATTGTTGGCCTAGGTAATATAGGCAAAGAATATCAAGATACGCGCCATAATGTTGGTGAATGGTTTATTGCTAAAATAGCTCAAGATAACAATCAAAGCTTTAGTTCTAATCCTAAGCTTAATTGTAATCTAGCTAAAGTTAGCATTGATTATAATAATGTAGTACTAGTATTTCCTACAACTTATATGAATAACAGCGGTTTAGCTGTTAGCAAAGTCGCTAATTTTTATAAAATCGCGCCAGCAGAGATACTTGTAGTACATGATGAGCTAGATATAGATTCTGGAGAAATACGTCTAAAAAAAGGCGGAGGTCATGGTGGTCATAACGGTCTAAGAAGTATTAACCAACACTTAGGCACTAATGACTACCTACGCCTTAGAATTGGTATTGGTCATCCTGGTCATAAATCAAAAGTAGCTAACTATGTATTATCAAATCCATCTATAGCTCAGAAAAAAGATATAGATAGTGCTATTGATAATGGTATCTGTTTTTTAGATGATATAATAAATTACAAATTAGAACCTGTAATGCAGAAGCTACATACAAAATAA
- a CDS encoding DsbC family protein has translation MQKKSFSILVLFVVILLVVLYIFSTTNLNKISPDNKQGLYLVEHAFPQYKVIKTFDTGIHLQAYILEDKKDPTKHSVTFTSEDGAVIVNGELLAWDSNQNKLTSLNNIYANYFTSSPQANNLYLNIKKYATYIQQGSDDAPHKFYAIINPSCSYCNRLFDATQPAINSGELAVRWIPLGALRNSPEIVRSIFNSKDPLEALIKYHKTKTYDQKLTQQNEKAENNLRLSSDIEGFPTIVYKTPQGALKISGGNKLPLTDATIAAKDNINKINEFLLLTSNSF, from the coding sequence ATGCAAAAAAAAAGCTTCTCTATTCTAGTTTTATTTGTTGTTATACTATTAGTTGTACTGTATATTTTTAGTACTACTAATCTTAATAAAATCTCACCAGATAACAAACAAGGCTTATACCTTGTTGAGCATGCCTTTCCACAATATAAGGTTATAAAGACTTTTGACACAGGTATCCATCTACAAGCATATATTCTAGAAGACAAAAAAGATCCAACAAAACATAGTGTTACTTTTACTAGTGAAGATGGTGCTGTAATTGTTAATGGTGAACTTTTAGCATGGGATAGTAATCAAAACAAGCTAACTAGTTTAAATAATATTTATGCAAACTATTTTACTTCATCACCTCAAGCGAACAATCTTTATCTAAACATCAAAAAGTATGCTACATACATCCAGCAAGGCAGTGATGATGCGCCACATAAGTTCTATGCTATTATAAACCCTAGTTGCAGCTATTGTAATCGTCTATTTGATGCGACTCAACCAGCAATTAACTCAGGAGAACTTGCAGTACGCTGGATTCCTTTAGGTGCACTGCGTAATAGCCCAGAGATTGTTAGAAGTATTTTTAACTCAAAAGATCCTCTTGAAGCATTGATTAAATATCATAAGACAAAAACATATGATCAGAAATTAACTCAACAAAATGAAAAAGCCGAAAATAATTTAAGGTTATCGAGTGATATTGAAGGTTTCCCTACAATTGTTTATAAAACACCTCAAGGAGCTTTAAAAATCTCAGGTGGTAACAAGCTTCCACTTACAGATGCTACTATAGCAGCAAAAGATAATATCAATAAAATTAATGAATTTTTGCTATTAACCTCAAATAGTTTCTAA